Proteins co-encoded in one Methanobrevibacter gottschalkii DSM 11977 genomic window:
- a CDS encoding ribosome biogenesis/translation initiation ATPase RLI has product MTRISILDKDRCQPKKCDYLCINYCPGVRMDEDTIIIDEDTKKPLISEELCEGCGICTNRCPFDAITIINLPEAVGEPIHRFGQNQFELFGLPTLEEGTVLGLLGQNGIGKSTIMNILSGNLIPNFGDFENKPENWDEVIEFYKGSSLQKYFRDLSEGNIKTILKPQMVDQLPKVVKGKVKDLLTNVNERDKLDYVTQELQLENVLERKMENLSGGELQRVAIAATVLREGDFYYFDEPTSWLDVSQRLNAVKVIRSLADEGKSVLVIEHDLATLDALSDNINILYGQPGGYGVVSGRKGVRLGINAYINGFLNEENVRIRKNPIEFTIRPPTPEDEGDVLASYSDLKKEYDGFRLSADAGEIFYDEIITAFGSNGIGKTTFAKMLAGVEEPTNGEIDEEVTIAYKPQYIVSNFEGTVSDFLYMNAPSFGSKIFDSEIMKPLTLDEMLDKPVNGLSGGELQRLAIAATLSKDAEIYLFDEPTAFLDVEQRLIAARVIRKMVESRNAASLIVDHDIVFIDYISDRAMVFNGTPGLNGHASKPTDLRNAMNEFLGNLNITFRRDKETKRPRVNKLDSYKDREQKEKGEYYYLSD; this is encoded by the coding sequence ATGACTCGTATTTCAATTTTAGACAAAGATAGATGTCAACCTAAAAAATGTGATTATCTTTGTATTAATTATTGTCCAGGTGTTAGAATGGATGAAGACACCATAATAATTGATGAAGATACAAAAAAACCGTTGATATCTGAAGAATTATGTGAAGGATGCGGTATTTGTACAAACCGCTGCCCTTTTGATGCTATTACAATTATCAACTTACCAGAAGCTGTAGGAGAGCCCATTCACAGATTTGGTCAAAATCAATTCGAATTATTTGGACTTCCAACTTTAGAAGAAGGAACAGTATTAGGTCTTCTCGGACAAAACGGTATTGGTAAATCCACAATCATGAATATTTTATCTGGTAATCTGATTCCAAATTTTGGAGACTTTGAAAACAAGCCTGAAAACTGGGATGAAGTAATCGAATTTTACAAGGGATCATCTCTTCAGAAATATTTCAGAGATTTATCCGAAGGAAATATAAAAACCATCCTAAAACCACAAATGGTTGATCAACTTCCAAAAGTTGTAAAAGGTAAAGTTAAAGATTTACTAACAAATGTTAATGAAAGAGATAAACTGGATTATGTTACCCAAGAATTACAACTTGAAAATGTATTAGAAAGAAAAATGGAAAACTTAAGTGGTGGGGAACTTCAAAGAGTTGCAATAGCCGCTACTGTTTTAAGAGAAGGGGATTTTTATTATTTCGATGAGCCTACTTCATGGCTGGATGTATCTCAAAGATTAAATGCAGTGAAAGTAATTCGTTCACTTGCTGATGAAGGCAAAAGTGTACTTGTTATTGAACACGACCTCGCTACTTTAGATGCATTATCTGATAACATAAATATCCTATATGGTCAACCTGGAGGATATGGAGTTGTATCTGGAAGAAAAGGTGTTCGTTTGGGAATTAATGCATATATTAATGGATTTTTAAATGAAGAAAATGTAAGAATTAGAAAAAATCCTATTGAATTTACCATAAGGCCACCAACTCCAGAAGACGAGGGAGATGTACTTGCAAGTTACTCTGACTTAAAAAAAGAGTATGATGGATTCAGATTATCTGCAGATGCTGGTGAAATATTTTACGACGAAATTATAACTGCCTTCGGTTCAAACGGTATTGGTAAAACCACTTTTGCTAAAATGCTTGCAGGAGTTGAAGAACCAACCAATGGTGAAATTGATGAAGAAGTTACCATTGCATACAAACCGCAATACATTGTTTCTAACTTTGAAGGAACTGTTAGTGACTTCCTATACATGAATGCTCCAAGTTTTGGTAGTAAAATCTTCGATAGTGAAATTATGAAACCGTTAACTTTAGATGAAATGTTAGACAAACCAGTTAATGGATTAAGTGGAGGGGAACTTCAAAGATTAGCTATTGCTGCAACACTATCGAAAGATGCTGAAATTTATCTTTTTGATGAACCAACAGCATTTTTAGATGTTGAACAGAGATTAATAGCTGCAAGGGTTATCCGCAAAATGGTGGAAAGTAGAAATGCCGCTTCACTTATCGTTGACCATGATATCGTATTTATTGACTACATTTCAGATAGGGCAATGGTATTCAACGGAACTCCAGGTTTAAACGGTCATGCATCCAAACCAACTGACCTTAGAAATGCAATGAACGAATTTTTAGGAAATCTTAATATTACATTTAGAAGAGATAAAGAAACAAAAAGACCTAGAGTAAATAAACTTGACAGTTATAAAGACCGTGAACAAAAAGAGAAAGGAGAATATTATTACTTATCAGATTAA
- a CDS encoding type II secretion system F family protein yields MINIIEEFFIAIGGISLFLIDFFKNFSLKEIEIEKTKDINQNIAQKLNLQKDIKLQNNEKDSIDKIRRLIIPYLTNKKIIGLLGLLFLLINLFISLEISGIYIVLVLMTYIFVFYYPQIQQQRNYSDINQELPYALRHIGIELKSGKGLHDTLRTIKNADYGSISQEFNRILEEIKFGKSTEESLLEMSTRVKSEGLTRAIHQIISTLRVGGNLSNSLDIIAKDISFDMQIKLKEYSQKLNSFILIYTFIAILTPVISLIMLMASSTVMGDILSSSLLFILYGVFFPSIVVFMGVFIKKLEPKI; encoded by the coding sequence GTGATTAATATTATAGAAGAATTTTTCATAGCAATTGGAGGAATTTCACTTTTCCTCATTGATTTTTTTAAAAATTTTTCATTAAAAGAAATTGAAATTGAAAAAACGAAAGACATTAACCAGAATATAGCTCAAAAATTAAATTTACAAAAAGATATAAAATTGCAAAACAACGAAAAAGATTCAATTGATAAAATTCGAAGGTTAATAATCCCCTATCTGACAAATAAAAAAATAATTGGATTACTCGGATTACTTTTTCTACTAATAAATTTATTTATAAGTTTAGAGATATCAGGAATTTATATTGTATTAGTTTTAATGACATACATATTTGTATTTTATTATCCTCAGATCCAGCAGCAAAGAAATTACTCCGATATAAACCAGGAACTGCCATATGCATTAAGACATATAGGTATTGAATTAAAATCCGGAAAAGGACTTCATGACACATTAAGAACAATTAAAAATGCAGATTATGGATCTATTTCACAAGAATTTAATAGAATTTTAGAAGAAATTAAATTTGGTAAATCAACAGAAGAATCATTACTTGAAATGTCTACCAGAGTTAAATCAGAAGGTCTTACAAGAGCAATACATCAGATTATCAGTACATTACGAGTTGGTGGTAACTTATCCAACAGTTTAGATATCATAGCTAAAGATATATCATTTGATATGCAAATTAAATTAAAAGAATATTCTCAAAAATTAAACTCATTTATCTTAATTTACACATTTATTGCTATTTTAACACCAGTAATTAGTTTAATAATGTTAATGGCAAGTTCAACTGTTATGGGTGATATATTATCATCAAGTTTATTATTTATACTCTATGGAGTATTTTTCCCATCAATTGTAGTTTTTATGGGGGTTTTTATTAAAAAATTAGAACCTAAAATTTAA
- the pth2 gene encoding aminoacyl-tRNA hydrolase yields the protein MKQVMIVRTDLKMGKGKMAAQCCHGSIGSYKKASPDKIKKWENEAYAKVVLKVKTLEELTELKKMADINKVPNYLVVDAGRTQIPTSSVTVLAIGPDEDEIIDKITGNLKLL from the coding sequence ATGAAACAGGTGATGATTGTCAGAACAGATTTGAAGATGGGTAAGGGAAAAATGGCTGCTCAATGCTGTCATGGATCTATCGGTTCATATAAGAAAGCTTCCCCAGATAAAATTAAAAAATGGGAAAATGAGGCTTATGCTAAGGTTGTTTTGAAAGTTAAAACTTTAGAAGAATTAACAGAACTTAAGAAGATGGCTGATATAAATAAAGTTCCTAATTATCTTGTAGTTGATGCTGGAAGAACTCAGATACCTACATCAAGTGTTACAGTTTTAGCAATCGGTCCTGATGAGGACGAGATAATTGATAAGATAACTGGTAATTTAAAACTTTTGTAG
- a CDS encoding DUF362 domain-containing protein, whose product MDFKGFRYHKPLPNFYKTDNPLTPKREISDDLLLKLDNLAKKYNFTGISYSKLSDDFKKDFNIDFDNVIIFRFLMKNELIKMESSPEKSKLMDMEFQVYGIHIYEFADFLRENGFQADLLHPFDDDLSLKSIAMQSGDCIITRSNICLFKEGLHNGFFMIHTSIDNLPFKNENDMLWVKDFCSTCGVCIERCPNDAFDYEENLLRKFCTAHREGCSECILICPFFKRGYDKVKRRYDGMKK is encoded by the coding sequence ATGGATTTTAAGGGGTTCAGATACCACAAGCCGCTTCCTAATTTTTATAAAACTGATAATCCTTTAACTCCTAAAAGGGAGATTTCCGATGATTTACTTTTAAAGTTAGATAATTTAGCTAAAAAATATAATTTCACTGGAATTAGCTATTCTAAATTATCTGATGACTTTAAAAAGGATTTTAATATAGATTTTGATAATGTAATTATTTTTAGATTTCTTATGAAAAATGAATTGATAAAAATGGAATCTTCCCCTGAGAAATCTAAATTAATGGATATGGAGTTTCAAGTATATGGGATTCATATCTATGAATTTGCAGATTTTTTAAGAGAAAACGGATTTCAAGCAGATTTATTGCATCCATTTGATGATGACTTAAGTTTAAAATCAATAGCTATGCAATCTGGGGATTGTATAATTACTAGAAGTAACATATGTTTATTTAAAGAAGGGTTGCATAATGGATTTTTCATGATTCATACATCAATTGATAATTTACCATTTAAAAATGAAAATGATATGTTATGGGTTAAAGATTTCTGTTCAACTTGTGGGGTTTGTATTGAGAGATGTCCTAACGATGCATTTGATTATGAAGAAAATCTGCTTCGAAAATTTTGTACAGCTCATAGAGAAGGTTGTAGTGAATGTATTTTAATATGTCCTTTCTTTAAAAGAGGTTATGATAAAGTTAAAAGAAGATATGATGGAATGAAAAAGTAG
- a CDS encoding elongation factor 1-beta: MGEVLTTMKIMPDSPDIDLDAIKSTIENSMPESAKLHDMAEEPIAFGLVAIILQFITDDGEGGSEPVEDMVQSIEGVASIEITGVGRLM; encoded by the coding sequence ATGGGTGAAGTTTTAACTACAATGAAAATCATGCCTGATAGTCCAGATATTGATTTAGATGCTATTAAATCTACTATCGAAAATTCAATGCCAGAAAGCGCTAAACTCCATGATATGGCTGAAGAACCAATCGCTTTTGGTTTGGTTGCTATTATATTACAGTTTATTACTGATGATGGTGAAGGTGGATCTGAGCCTGTTGAAGATATGGTTCAATCTATAGAAGGCGTAGCTAGTATTGAAATTACTGGTGTAGGAAGATTAATGTAG
- a CDS encoding zinc finger domain-containing protein yields MKTVECISCKQEIPLTGTFVEFKCPICGAKIARCEKCRTFGHAYKCECGFEGP; encoded by the coding sequence ATGAAAACTGTAGAATGCATTTCATGTAAACAAGAAATTCCATTAACTGGCACATTTGTTGAATTCAAATGTCCTATTTGTGGAGCAAAAATCGCAAGATGTGAAAAATGTCGTACCTTTGGTCACGCTTACAAATGTGAATGTGGTTTTGAAGGACCATAA
- a CDS encoding amino acid kinase family protein: MKQVVKIGGSLFPDYAIDLARHLKNTDSLIILGGGEFANLIRKYDSEINFSQKTSHWTAIDCMDIIAKLVNDKVESTKLAYSIDEVQKISDEGFTPIFVVSGFLRCEDPFECSWNVTSDSIAAYISHLLNANLLIVTNVNGIYTHEPKESGSTFISKIDAKTLLNFQESSIDVMLPSLLLKFGTDCYVVNGKYPERVLSLIDDNINDYNFDYTQIIGD; encoded by the coding sequence ATAAAACAGGTTGTTAAAATTGGGGGAAGTTTGTTTCCAGATTATGCAATAGATTTAGCAAGACATCTCAAAAATACTGATTCACTCATTATTTTAGGGGGTGGTGAATTTGCGAATCTTATTCGTAAATATGACTCAGAAATTAATTTTTCACAAAAAACTAGTCACTGGACAGCTATTGATTGTATGGATATAATTGCTAAACTTGTAAATGATAAAGTTGAATCAACAAAATTGGCATATTCAATTGATGAAGTTCAAAAGATTTCTGATGAGGGGTTCACTCCGATATTTGTAGTTTCAGGTTTTTTAAGATGTGAAGATCCTTTTGAATGTTCGTGGAATGTAACTTCTGATTCAATTGCAGCTTATATTTCACACCTTCTGAATGCAAACCTTTTAATAGTAACAAATGTAAATGGTATATATACCCATGAACCTAAAGAGTCAGGTTCAACATTCATAAGTAAAATTGATGCAAAAACTTTACTAAATTTTCAAGAGTCATCAATTGATGTAATGTTACCATCTCTTTTGTTAAAGTTCGGGACTGATTGTTATGTTGTGAATGGGAAGTACCCTGAAAGGGTGTTATCTTTAATAGATGATAATATAAATGATTATAACTTCGATTACACACAAATAATAGGTGATTAA
- a CDS encoding CpaF family protein, translating to MNNNGIIPQYDIIKQEYTSEEKILLGEIRENLVDLAISTGENFQVNETKLINNIKNFLFERLNDNQQNNNGTNEYLDNLSRKLLRDIVGYGEIDPLIQDDELEEIMIIGINKPVFVYHRKYGMMKTNITFNDEQELIDLIDAIARQINRRIDQESPILDGRLIDGSRINATIPPISADGPSLTIRKFKKDPLTIIDLIKSKTISVELAAFFWLCFDGLGIKSANAIISGGTSSGKTTTLNALSAFINPKERIITIEDTLELQIPHEHVIRMETRPSNVENKGELTMNDLVKNSLRQRPDRIIVGEVRAEEAITLFTALNTGHSGFGTLHSNDARETITRLTNEPMSVPKIMIQAIDFIIMQNRIYTSSGVSFRRISEVAEVVGIEEGVVQLNKIFQWNPETDTIDNVSISSKTISQIANLSGKSLNELYHEIEKRELVLKHMVNYNIRSVDDVTAIIELYYKNPEKVLNNII from the coding sequence ATGAACAATAATGGAATAATACCACAATATGACATCATTAAACAAGAATATACATCTGAAGAAAAAATATTACTTGGGGAAATCAGGGAAAACTTAGTTGATTTAGCCATATCAACTGGAGAAAATTTTCAAGTAAATGAAACAAAGTTAATAAATAACATAAAGAATTTTTTATTTGAAAGATTAAATGACAACCAACAAAATAATAATGGCACAAATGAATATTTAGATAACTTGTCTCGGAAGTTGCTCAGAGATATTGTTGGATATGGGGAAATAGATCCATTAATTCAAGATGATGAATTAGAAGAAATTATGATAATCGGAATAAATAAACCAGTATTTGTTTATCATAGGAAATATGGAATGATGAAAACCAATATCACATTTAATGACGAACAAGAATTAATAGATTTAATAGATGCAATCGCAAGACAAATTAACCGACGAATTGATCAAGAATCTCCAATTTTAGATGGGAGATTAATTGACGGATCAAGAATTAACGCCACAATACCTCCAATCTCAGCAGACGGCCCATCACTTACAATAAGAAAATTCAAAAAAGATCCTCTTACAATAATCGATTTAATAAAATCAAAAACAATATCTGTTGAACTTGCAGCATTTTTTTGGCTGTGTTTTGACGGATTAGGAATTAAATCCGCTAATGCCATAATATCTGGCGGGACAAGTTCCGGGAAAACAACAACACTCAATGCTCTTTCAGCCTTCATCAATCCTAAAGAAAGAATAATAACTATTGAAGATACATTAGAACTTCAAATACCTCATGAACATGTTATCAGAATGGAAACAAGACCATCCAATGTTGAAAATAAAGGCGAATTAACTATGAATGATTTAGTTAAAAATTCCTTAAGACAACGCCCAGATAGAATAATAGTTGGAGAGGTAAGAGCTGAAGAAGCAATAACTCTATTTACTGCATTAAATACTGGGCATTCAGGATTTGGAACCCTACATTCAAATGATGCAAGAGAAACCATAACCAGATTAACTAATGAACCTATGTCTGTACCAAAAATAATGATTCAAGCCATTGACTTTATCATAATGCAGAATAGAATTTACACATCATCTGGAGTATCATTTAGAAGAATAAGTGAAGTGGCTGAAGTAGTCGGAATTGAAGAAGGAGTTGTTCAGTTAAATAAAATATTTCAATGGAATCCTGAAACCGATACAATTGATAATGTTAGTATAAGCAGTAAAACAATATCCCAAATTGCAAATCTAAGTGGAAAATCACTTAATGAATTATATCATGAAATTGAGAAAAGAGAATTAGTTTTGAAACATATGGTGAACTACAATATTCGTTCTGTTGATGATGTAACTGCAATTATAGAACTATACTATAAAAATCCTGAAAAAGTTTTAAATAATATTATTTAA
- a CDS encoding putative zinc-binding protein, translating into MNDKIALVSCSGLSPLGLVVRAASVELALENENIVAACITEYSAQPNNCSPILDDAKIVTITGCGDDCASVILKDKNIAAVKNISLDHVVKAYELNPLDAVRLDEDGEKAVVVLKKYILKELENI; encoded by the coding sequence ATGAATGATAAAATAGCTTTAGTTTCATGTAGTGGTTTGAGCCCATTAGGATTAGTTGTAAGAGCAGCAAGTGTTGAACTTGCTTTAGAAAATGAAAATATTGTTGCAGCATGCATTACAGAATATTCAGCACAACCAAACAATTGTTCTCCAATACTGGATGATGCAAAAATAGTTACTATAACTGGTTGTGGAGATGACTGTGCATCTGTTATTCTAAAAGATAAAAATATTGCTGCTGTTAAAAATATTTCTCTAGATCATGTTGTAAAAGCCTATGAATTAAACCCTTTGGATGCAGTTCGTTTAGATGAGGATGGTGAAAAGGCTGTTGTTGTTTTGAAAAAATACATCTTAAAAGAACTTGAAAATATCTAA
- a CDS encoding universal stress protein — protein sequence MYKKILVPTDGSEASFKEVISASNLLAEDGEIIVLSVAKQLKQHPLQIKKDIKKTNETFIEYAKENVEEMKKKFDSNIKVSTKVVVGFPAEAICDVAEKEGVELIVISSAGERGFSKRIIGSVAGKVCSISNINVLLISNEEKELIKHSTTKKSDNKNKINRDYTRFRNDLYVLLRFISVEKRLNSDYPEEIIDSIERRIKYLDLIYKTLNTHSESEYVNVKEYFKKYSANFYSLYKNKQPGIEFVNKSEDNFNIPDNIITPLTAIINELIVNSLKFAYEDYDVEKKIITEKVTKNKDICEVFYKDNGKGLPDDFDKDNPTGLGWTIINALVKQLDGEVKAYNSDGMCFEMKFKL from the coding sequence ATGTACAAAAAGATATTAGTTCCTACTGATGGATCAGAGGCATCATTCAAAGAAGTTATAAGTGCTAGTAATTTATTAGCAGAAGATGGTGAAATTATTGTTTTATCCGTTGCAAAACAGCTAAAACAACATCCGCTTCAAATAAAAAAGGATATTAAAAAAACCAATGAGACATTTATTGAATATGCAAAAGAAAATGTTGAAGAAATGAAAAAGAAATTTGATTCAAACATAAAAGTTTCCACTAAAGTTGTTGTTGGTTTTCCGGCAGAAGCCATATGTGATGTTGCTGAAAAAGAGGGCGTTGAATTAATTGTAATTTCTTCTGCAGGTGAAAGAGGATTCAGTAAACGTATTATTGGTAGTGTTGCAGGAAAAGTATGTTCTATTTCCAATATAAATGTATTGTTAATTTCTAATGAAGAAAAAGAATTAATAAAACATTCAACCACTAAAAAATCAGACAATAAAAATAAGATCAATAGGGATTATACAAGATTTAGAAATGATTTGTATGTTCTATTAAGATTTATTTCTGTTGAGAAAAGACTTAACAGCGATTACCCAGAAGAAATTATTGATTCTATTGAAAGAAGAATCAAATATTTAGATTTAATTTATAAAACACTTAACACACATTCAGAATCAGAATATGTAAATGTTAAAGAATATTTTAAAAAATATAGTGCTAATTTTTATTCATTATACAAAAATAAACAGCCAGGTATTGAATTTGTAAATAAAAGTGAAGATAATTTTAATATTCCTGATAACATTATAACTCCACTTACAGCAATAATCAATGAATTAATTGTTAATTCATTGAAATTTGCATATGAAGATTATGATGTTGAGAAAAAAATTATCACAGAAAAAGTTACAAAAAATAAAGATATCTGTGAAGTTTTCTATAAGGACAATGGTAAAGGATTACCAGATGACTTTGACAAAGATAATCCAACAGGATTAGGTTGGACCATAATAAATGCATTAGTTAAACAGCTTGATGGTGAAGTAAAAGCATATAATTCTGATGGAATGTGCTTTGAAATGAAATTTAAATTATAA
- a CDS encoding DUF4012 domain-containing protein, protein MDRTKKIIIALIIIVLIILVGIIASVWFIGHDVDLDEGSKTILVCAIDESEDRPGMGACDMAFLVHLENGAIKNYTPVYPGGMTHPTAQEPAEAQSQGAGSDLLLHDAFWDVDNSKGMNLAKEIVEYRTGSSVDSVVAINTKALDAILSAAAPLEVNGKIINGSGIDFIREDGSNGVSRGDAVMEIVKATANSAKDPVKKSAMINAAVDQYSKGNIIMDQQGSFVDLLASKGIETFFN, encoded by the coding sequence ATGGATAGAACAAAAAAGATTATCATTGCACTTATAATTATTGTTTTGATTATATTGGTAGGAATTATTGCTAGTGTATGGTTCATTGGTCATGATGTTGATTTAGATGAGGGTAGCAAAACAATATTGGTATGTGCAATTGATGAAAGCGAGGATCGGCCAGGTATGGGGGCTTGTGATATGGCATTCCTTGTTCATTTGGAAAATGGAGCTATTAAAAATTATACTCCTGTTTATCCGGGCGGTATGACACACCCAACTGCTCAGGAGCCCGCTGAAGCTCAAAGTCAGGGTGCCGGATCAGATTTATTACTTCACGATGCATTCTGGGATGTGGATAATTCTAAAGGAATGAATCTTGCAAAAGAAATAGTTGAATATCGTACAGGTAGTTCAGTTGATTCTGTTGTAGCAATTAATACTAAAGCATTAGATGCTATTTTATCTGCAGCAGCTCCTCTTGAAGTTAATGGTAAAATAATTAATGGAAGTGGAATTGATTTCATTCGCGAAGATGGAAGTAATGGTGTGTCTAGGGGTGATGCAGTAATGGAAATAGTTAAAGCTACAGCAAACTCTGCAAAAGATCCGGTTAAAAAATCTGCAATGATAAATGCTGCAGTGGATCAATACTCTAAAGGTAACATTATTATGGATCAACAAGGGTCTTTTGTTGATTTATTAGCATCAAAAGGGATTGAAACTTTTTTTAATTAA